CGCCACCAACAGGCGGCATCGATGGCCTACTTCGACATCTTCTGGCTGTTCGCCGTCCTGGCCCTGGCACTCCTCCTCCTCGTGCCCTTCATGAAACGCTCGGTGGCCGAGAAGGGGGCTCACCTGGCCGCGGAGTGATTTGGCGGCGCCCATGCTGGGCGATGGCCCAGAGGTGGAGGTCGCCGAAGAGTCGTGCGAGGGCGGCGGGCTGGTAGTGGGCGTTGAGGCCGCTGGGGTTGGGGAGGACCGCGGTCGCGGGCAAGCCGCCGCAGCCGATCGAGAAGGGCCTGCCTGGCCCGGGGCTGCTCGCGCAGGTCATCACGAGCAAGTATGCCGACCACATGCCGCTCTATCGTCAGGAGGGGATCTTCACCCGTCACGGCGTCGAGCTGTCGCGCAAGACGATGTCCGGCTGGATGGCCCAGGCGGCCTGGCTCTTGGAGCCGATCTGGAAGGCGACGAGGGCCGAGGTGCTCAAGTCGCATGTGATTCAGACCGACGACACCACCGTGCCCGTGCTGGACCGTCGGCTCGATCGGGCTCGCACCGCCCGGCTGTGGGTCTACCTCGGCGATCGCGAGCATCCTTACATAATCTATGACTACACGGCCGACCGCAGCCGCGACGGACCGGAGAAGTTCCTCGGCGACTACAAGGGCTACCTCCAGGCCGACGCCTACAGCGGCTATGACCTGTTCTACTCCCGCATCGTAGTCGAGGTCGGGTACTGGGCCCACGCTCGCCGCAAGTTCTTCGACGCCCGCACGAGCGACCCCGAGCGGTCCCACGAGGCGTTGGCGCGGATTCGCGCCCTCTACGCGGTGGAGGCCGGGGATAAGGGGCTCGCCCTGCGCCGCGAGCAGTCCGTCCCGCTGCTGGAGCGGCTCGGGGCCTGGCTGGAGGAGCACGCCCGGGTCGAGCTGCCCAAGAGCCCGATCGGCGGGGCGATCGGCTACGCCCGCTTGAACTGGGCGGCCTTGAACCGATTCACGGGGGCGGGCTACCTGGCGATCGACAACAACGCGAGCGAGCCGTCAAGCCGGACGCGATCGGCCGCCGCAACTGGCTCTTCGCCGGGAGCGAGGGCGGCGGGCGGACAGCCGCGATCCTCTTCAGCGTCGCATCGACGTGCCGGGCCCTGAAGATCGACCCCTTCGCCTACCTCCGCGACGTTCTGGATCGGGTCTGCACCCACCCGGCCCGGCGGGTCGCGGAATTGCTGCCCGATCGCTGGTGGACCCACCGATGCGTCTCGGGATCGGCCCTGGCGGGGTGATCACGGCCGCCACCGATGGCGCGTGTGGCGTCCCGCTCGACCTGATGACACCGGACCGCCAAGTCCGGTGACGACGAGCAGTACCCGGACCACGGCGGCGTCCCCCATCGCCAGGTCGACGGGGCGTGGCGAGGGGGGCAATCCGGCCGGGCCGGGGTCGGTTTTGCTGCGCTTTCGGGGCCGCGCTGGCCCTGCCGCGTCGGCAGGTCGCGGTCGCGGACCACGTGAACCAGACGATGACGCCTTCAGGCGTAGAGCAGAATTTGGGGCGTGATCGTGATGGATGGCGGCGTCGGTAACCAAGACGATGACGCCTTCGGGCGTTGAGCAGGCCTGGCAGCCGGCCTCCGGGTTTGCGGGCCACGATGTGACCAAGACGATGACGACGGACCCCGGAGCGCCTCGTGGTTCAGCCCGCGAGTCCGGCGTCCGCGAGGTATTCCAGCACACGCGCGAACGGCACGTCCGCCAACGCCCCGAACCTCTTGTCCCGAGTGAGCTTCGCCCGGCTCGTCGCCGGGGAGGACAGCCCGCAGAGGAACCGGGCCATCTGCCGGGGGGTCGCCAGGGCCGGGTGCGCCTGGGCTTGCAACGCATCGACGAGCATCCCCTCCGCCCTGCCCAACGGCCGGACGGGCGTGGGGACCGGCGGCCGCGGACCGACGCCCAGGCAGGGCCCGCAGTGGCCGCAATCGCCGGCCAGATCCTCCCCGAAGTAGGACAGCATCCGGCGGGTCAGGCAGCCCGCCTCGTGGGCGAAGGCCAGCATCCGATGCACACGCTCGGCCTCGCGTGCCTCGCGCCGCCGGAAACGGGCCCACATGGCCTCGACGAGGACCGCGAGCCCGGGCCCCCCGGCCGAGCGACGATAGCCCTGGCGCAGTCCCGTGGCCTGGAGGACGACTTCGCCCTGCTCCTCGAGGTAGGTCAACGCCTTGGACAGCCTGGCTCCAGATTCGCCCAGGGCCGTGGCCGCCGCGCGCACGTCGAGCGTGAGCCACCGGTTCCCCTTCCGTGCCTGGCCGAACACTCGGCCCAGGAACTCGGCCCGACGTTCGTCGAACCGCGCGAGGATCTCTTTCAGGGGCCGCGTCGGCTCGACCTTCAACTCGGCGTAGAATGGTCCGGTCGACTCCGCGACCCCCTCGAATTCGAGGTAGGTGAGCAGCGTCTCGACGACGAGGGGCCGGATGTCGTGGGCGACGGACAGCCCCTGGATCGAGACGTCGAACTCGTCGCCGCGGGCCAGGACGTCGGCCAGCAACGAGCCGATAGCCTCGCGCGTGGGGGTGTCGCCGTGGGCGAAGTTCTCCAGCGTCACGACGTCCTCCGGGCAGGCCAGAAGTTCGCAGGCGGCGGGCCGGCCGTCGCGGCCCGCGCGGCCGATCTCCTGGGCGTGATTCTCCGGGCCCTTGGGCAGGTTGTAGTGGTAGACGGCGCGGATGTCCGCCTTGTCGATCCCCATGCCGAAGGCGATCGTCGCCACGACGATCATCGAAGTCGAGGCCATGAACCGGTCCTGCACCGCGTGCCGGACCTCGTCGCCCAGCCCCGCATGGTAGGCGTGCGCGTCGTGGCCGTGCTCGACGAGCCGGCGGGCCAGGCCCTCGGCCGTCCTCTGGAGCGTGACGTAGACGATCGCCGGGCCCGGCGGGCGGGCCGCCAGGCGTTGCAGCAGGAACTCGTCTCGCTCGGCGGACGAGCATGGCGTGGCATGCAACTCGAGGTTGGGCCGGTGGAACCCGGTGCGGACGACGTCGCCCGGCGAGATCCCGAACGCCTCGGCGATCGAGCGGGCGACTTCGGGCGTGGCGGTGGCCGTCAGCGCCAGCACCCGGCCGACCGCCAGGCCCCGCGAGACGCGGGCCAGCCGCAGGTAGTCGGGGCGGAAGTTGTGCCCCCACTCGCTGATGCAGTGCGCCTCGTCGACGGCCAGCAGCGCGATCGGCCGCCCGGACACGGTGGCGACGAACCGCTCGCCGGCCAGCCGCTCCGGGGCGATGAAGAGGATCCGGAGCCGGCCGGATCGGAGGTCGGCGTGGACCCGCCCGGCCTCGTGCGCATCGAGGCTGGAGTCGAGCCGTGCGGCGGCGACGCCCCGGGCGACCAGCGAGTCGACCTGGTCCTTCATGAGGGCGATCAGGGGGCTGACGACGACCGTCAGGCCGTCGAGCAGCAGGGCGGGCAGTTGATAACAGAGGCTCTTGCCGGCGCCGGTGGGGAAGATCGCCAGGACTGAACGGCGATCCAGAAGTCGCGAGACGACCGCCTCCTGCCCCTCGCGGAATTCGGCGAAGCCGAACACCCGGCCCAGGGTCGCTCGGGCCTCGTCGATGGTGGCGGTCATGCGGGGTGATCCTTCTCTCGGCAAGTCCGACCGGAGGCCCCGGCCGGCATCCACGAGACGGATCTCGACGGGGGGCTCCATTGTTGCCGATACGCCCCGCCGCGAGAACGTCAAGATCCAGCCGGCGGTCCCCATCCCGCCGCGTACATTCGGGGTGGAGGATGCCCGACGAGGATGGGACTCGGCGGCTCGACGTCGACCCGCTCGCGGGCCCGCCCCAGTCCGCCGGAGGTCATCAGCCGCCCCAGGTCATCCCCGTCGATCCGCGCTTCTCCATAATCCGGCCGCTGCACGCAGGGCCAGGGGCAACTAACGTGTTGATCCGATAACGACTTGCATGAGGAAGTCTCCGCTCCGGCCTCAGGAGCGGCGTTTCGCGGCGACGCTCTGACGGCCGGGGTACTGCCTCAGCAGGGAGAGGCAGAATCGGTTCATCCAGGCCGGGGTTCCGATAGCAACGGAGAAAAAAACAACGATCTTTATCGGTACTTTTGTTCAGTTGGCTGGCGTAGCGGCCGCAGTCGGGAGCGGCTCAAGCCACCCTCGACCTCGAAGCGGTACTTGCCGTATGGATTGATGTGTTCGTAGCGGGCCGGGGAGAGTCGAGCGATGTCCTCTTCGTTCACCGTCTTGCCCTCTGCCCGGAGCTGCTTGATGACCGCCGCCATGTAGACCGTGTTCCAGCTCACCACCGCGTTGGTCACCAGGTTCAGGCAGCCCGCCTGGTTCATCAGCTTCTCCTCCTGTTTCTTCCGGAGCGTGCCCTTGTTCGCGAACAGGAGGAACTCCCGCAAGCCGTGCAGGGCCTCGCCCTTGTTGAGTTGGGCCTGGATTCGCCGCCGGAGATGCTCGCTCTCCAGGTAATGCAGGATGAAGATCGTCTTGACCAGCCGGCCGTACTCCTGCAAGGCCCTGGTCAGGCGGTTCTTGCGGGGGTAGGACTGGAGCTTGCCGATCAGCAGCGACGAGGTTACCCTGCCGCGCTTCAGCGACCCGGCCACCCGCAACAGCTCGCCCCAGTTGTTCAGGATCCGGTCGCGGTTGATCCGCCCTTTGAGCCGAGGCGCCAGGAGAGGGTGTCGCTTCTGACGCTCCACGCGGAACAGTCGCTGGTCCCCCAGGTCGCGGATGCGTGGGGAGAATTGCAGACCGAGCAAGTCGAACAGGGCGAAGACGATCTCGGTAAAGCCGGCCGTGTCGGTCGTGTGCTCCAGGAGCGGCAGCTCGGTCTCGTTGTCGAGGATCTCATCGAGGACATAGGTCGCGTCCCGGACCGTGGTGGGGATCACCTTGGTGCCGTACTGCGAGAACTGGTCCGCAGTCCAGGTGTAGAAGGTCACTCCCTTGCCGTATCCGAAGTAGCGAGGCAGGGACGTGGCCATGCGGACCTTGCCGGAGACGGGGAACCGCTGGCCGTCGGACGAGGACAACGTTCCCGTGCCCCAGAGTCGGCTCAGCGGCTGGTGGTACTGGAAGTTGACGGGCCGCGTCGTCGCGGCCTTCAGGGTCTCGTCGTGCACGTACCAGTTCGTGCACCAGGCCAGCTTCTGATAGGTCAAGTCGGAAATCCGCGCCATGCGAGTCGGGCCGAGGTTGCAAGCCTGAGCGAGGACCGTCGCGTAGAGGTGGCTTGGGAGGTCGCGGCCCCGCGGCTCCGTCCCCCCGGCGCGCTCGAAGTCGTCGCTGAAGCGCGTCCAGCCGTCGACCTCGATGAGCAGTTCGCTCAGCTCGACCAACGGCAGCCGATCGTCGATGAGGTGTTCCAGTTCCGTCGTGCTCGCCGGCCTGTCTTGCGC
The DNA window shown above is from Paludisphaera mucosa and carries:
- a CDS encoding transposase domain-containing protein, with amino-acid sequence MDPFAYLRDVLDRVCTHPARRVAELLPDRWWTHRCVSGSALAG
- a CDS encoding RecQ family ATP-dependent DNA helicase, translating into MTATIDEARATLGRVFGFAEFREGQEAVVSRLLDRRSVLAIFPTGAGKSLCYQLPALLLDGLTVVVSPLIALMKDQVDSLVARGVAAARLDSSLDAHEAGRVHADLRSGRLRILFIAPERLAGERFVATVSGRPIALLAVDEAHCISEWGHNFRPDYLRLARVSRGLAVGRVLALTATATPEVARSIAEAFGISPGDVVRTGFHRPNLELHATPCSSAERDEFLLQRLAARPPGPAIVYVTLQRTAEGLARRLVEHGHDAHAYHAGLGDEVRHAVQDRFMASTSMIVVATIAFGMGIDKADIRAVYHYNLPKGPENHAQEIGRAGRDGRPAACELLACPEDVVTLENFAHGDTPTREAIGSLLADVLARGDEFDVSIQGLSVAHDIRPLVVETLLTYLEFEGVAESTGPFYAELKVEPTRPLKEILARFDERRAEFLGRVFGQARKGNRWLTLDVRAAATALGESGARLSKALTYLEEQGEVVLQATGLRQGYRRSAGGPGLAVLVEAMWARFRRREAREAERVHRMLAFAHEAGCLTRRMLSYFGEDLAGDCGHCGPCLGVGPRPPVPTPVRPLGRAEGMLVDALQAQAHPALATPRQMARFLCGLSSPATSRAKLTRDKRFGALADVPFARVLEYLADAGLAG
- the tnpC gene encoding IS66 family transposase; translated protein: MGRTAVAGKPPQPIEKGLPGPGLLAQVITSKYADHMPLYRQEGIFTRHGVELSRKTMSGWMAQAAWLLEPIWKATRAEVLKSHVIQTDDTTVPVLDRRLDRARTARLWVYLGDREHPYIIYDYTADRSRDGPEKFLGDYKGYLQADAYSGYDLFYSRIVVEVGYWAHARRKFFDARTSDPERSHEALARIRALYAVEAGDKGLALRREQSVPLLERLGAWLEEHARVELPKSPIGGAIGYARLNWAALNRFTGAGYLAIDNNASEPSSRTRSAAATGSSPGARAAGGQPRSSSASHRRAGP
- a CDS encoding Tn3 family transposase yields the protein MERPGITHLERVIASSRRRAQQETYRRLGMLLTKECKARLDGLLTVDADTGHSSLAWLQQSAATYTPSMILAALKKRARCLEWGVDRWDLSSLTPNRLKFLAQVARRSTNQALQRMSEPRRYPILVAFLYQTLVDLTDEALDLFDRCLAEAYHRASRDLEDFRLSVARSTNEKVRLFREIGRVVLDPKVKDTELRRTIYRHISSDELRDAIEESDRIIRPLDDHYFDFLASRYTYLRQFTPEFIAALKLRASGDSNLIGAVDLLRRLNNEGRRVLPEETPLEFVPARWRPYVNDNPDPTKRRHYFELCVLWELRGALRAGCVWLEKSRRYADPQTYLIPREGWSELRAEVCREIQAPEAGTDRLREREAELSGLLDLVEALLAKGGDVRMEGNDLIVSPLVAQDRPASTTELEHLIDDRLPLVELSELLIEVDGWTRFSDDFERAGGTEPRGRDLPSHLYATVLAQACNLGPTRMARISDLTYQKLAWCTNWYVHDETLKAATTRPVNFQYHQPLSRLWGTGTLSSSDGQRFPVSGKVRMATSLPRYFGYGKGVTFYTWTADQFSQYGTKVIPTTVRDATYVLDEILDNETELPLLEHTTDTAGFTEIVFALFDLLGLQFSPRIRDLGDQRLFRVERQKRHPLLAPRLKGRINRDRILNNWGELLRVAGSLKRGRVTSSLLIGKLQSYPRKNRLTRALQEYGRLVKTIFILHYLESEHLRRRIQAQLNKGEALHGLREFLLFANKGTLRKKQEEKLMNQAGCLNLVTNAVVSWNTVYMAAVIKQLRAEGKTVNEEDIARLSPARYEHINPYGKYRFEVEGGLSRSRLRPLRQPTEQKYR